From the genome of Pseudomonas bubulae:
AAGGTCGACCCAGGCCATGGCGGGATCAGCCGGGGGGATTGGCGTGCTGGTACAGGCGCTGAGCAGACAAGCAGCCAGCAACCACAAAAGCGTGCGCATGATGATGTCCAAAAAAAGTGTTACGCAAGCATAGCGTGCATTATGGTCACATCACTCGCCTACTGGATCGCTTTATGACCTCGCGTGTTCGCGGCTTGTTGGTCCTTGCCTTGCCGCTTCTGCTCAGCGGTTGCTCCAGTGCGGGCTACTACTCGCAATTGGTCACCGGCCAATGGAATTTATTGCAGGCCCGTGAACCCGTGAGCAAGGTGATTGTTGATCCCCGGCGCCCGACAGTGTTGCGTGAGCAATTGGCAAAAGCCCAGGCTGCGCGCTCCTTCGCCAGCGAGCATTTACACCTGCCGGACAACCAGAGCTATCGTCTGTATGCCGACCTGAAACGGCAGTACGTGGTGTGGAATGTCTTTGCCACCCCGGCGTACTCCCTCGACCCCGTCACCCATTGCTTTCCCATAGCCGGGTGCGTGGCCTACCGGGGTTATTACAGTCAGGGAGCGGCGCGAGGCGAGGCGGCCCTGCAACACCAGCAGGGCATGGACGTGTTTGTCAGCGGCGTTGAAGCCTATTCCACCCTGGGATGGTTTGATGACCCGATCCTCAATGGCATGCTCAATTGGGGTGATGAGCGCTTGGCCACACTGATCTTTCACGAGCTGGCCCATCAGCAGTTTTATGTGAAGGACGACACTGAATTCAATGAGTCTTTTGCCAGTTTCGTGGAACAGGAAGGCACCCGCCAATGGCGCGTCGAACAAGGCTTGCCACCCTCCGACGGCAGCCATGTGCAGCAACGTGAACAATTTATCACCCTGGTGCTCGACACTCGCCAGCGCTTGAAGACCCTTTATGCACAGCCGTTGCCGGCAGCCGAAATGCAGCAGCGTAAAACCGCTGCATTCGAACGAATGCGCCGTGATTATCGTCAGTTACGGGATGAGCAATGGGCGGGAAATCCGCGCTATGACGCGTGGGTCAATGGCCCTCTCAATAACGCCAAATTGTTGCCCTTCGGTCTTTACGATCAATGGGTGCCTGCCTTCTCAGCCCTGTTCAAGCACGTGGGCGGCGACTGGCCGAGTTTTTATGCCGAAGTTGAACAGCTGGGTAAATTGCCCCCCGAACAGCGTAAGGCTGCCTTGTATAAATGGGCTGAACGCTGAGCTTTTTGAGGCTGCACTACATAGATAGCCCCCCTGAAATCCCTGTCTCAATAGGCTGAGAACCCACCGATACTCAGCCCGAAATGAAGCAGAACTTTCAAGGAATGCTGCCATGGAGCCAACCAACCCGCTGTTGAGCGCGCCCCTTCTGCCCCTTTACAGCAAGGTACGTCTAGAACATCTCAAGCCGGCAATCGAACACATTGTTGCCGACAACCTGCAGTCAATCAGCCGAATCGTCAGTGCCCAGTCCCAACCCACATGGTCGGGCCTGGTGTTGCCGATGGAAGCCCTGACGGCGCGGCTGGATGAAGCCATTGCCGTCATCACGACACTGGGGCAGGTACCAAGAGAAGTGTCATGGGAAACAGACATCGGCCAATGTTTTCTGGCTGCCTACAATTACAAGGCGCAAGTCTTGCAAAATCGCGAGCTTTATCTGGCCTGCAAGGCTTTGGCAGAAAGCCCTGAAGCCATGCAATTTGATCGCTCGCAGCAGGCTCTATTGGGCAAGATACTGCGCGACTACCGGTTGGCTGGGAGTGAGCTGTCAGCCTCTGGCAGAGGCGAACTCATCGAGCTCAACCACGAGATATCCCGACAGGAATGGGTTTTTTACGAAAACGCACGACAATCCAGAAAGTCCTGGAGCAAGCTGGTTACCGATGAGTCCTTGCTTGCGGGGCTTGCGAGTGAACTCAAGGGGCAGTTGGCAGACATTGCCACGGACGCCGACCTGCAAGGCTGGCTGATAACTCTTCAGGAGCGCGCTACCTACACCGCGATCATGCGCTCATGCGAAAACAGGGCGCTGCGCGAGGAGTTGTTCACGGCCTACAACACGCGGGCTTCCGAGCAGGGCCCCGCAGGCGGGCAATATGGCAATGGCCCGGTGCTCCATGATCTGCTCAGGCTGCGTCAGCAGAAGGCGCGCCTGCTGGGGTATGACAGCCATGCCGAGCTGA
Proteins encoded in this window:
- a CDS encoding aminopeptidase, giving the protein MTSRVRGLLVLALPLLLSGCSSAGYYSQLVTGQWNLLQAREPVSKVIVDPRRPTVLREQLAKAQAARSFASEHLHLPDNQSYRLYADLKRQYVVWNVFATPAYSLDPVTHCFPIAGCVAYRGYYSQGAARGEAALQHQQGMDVFVSGVEAYSTLGWFDDPILNGMLNWGDERLATLIFHELAHQQFYVKDDTEFNESFASFVEQEGTRQWRVEQGLPPSDGSHVQQREQFITLVLDTRQRLKTLYAQPLPAAEMQQRKTAAFERMRRDYRQLRDEQWAGNPRYDAWVNGPLNNAKLLPFGLYDQWVPAFSALFKHVGGDWPSFYAEVEQLGKLPPEQRKAALYKWAER